In the genome of Paenibacillus sp. GP183, the window ACCAATGCTGTAAAAGCAAACGCTGCAGCGAAACGCCATTCTTCGAGCGATACGCCGGAAGCAGCTGCATCCACGGAAGCTCAGGTAGCGAAAGGTTATGTCGCCGCTATCCGTGCTCTGCTTCTTGAAGACGGAGAGCCTCCGCTCGAACTGCCCGGCATGTTGATCTATGAACGAGCCCAAGCTATACAGGCGTCGCTTGCGCGATGCTTAACTAAAAAAAGAGCCTCATCTTCTCCAGGGTTTGGTCAGAATTTTCAGTAAACTTGAGGATCTTCAGAGCATGTATGAAACCGTATGCCGTTGGGCCAAGCCGATTTCCCATATCGCAGAGGCATTAGAGCCGGAAGCAGATAAGACCAGCCAAACGGCTGAATGGGAGATGGCTCAAGTGCTGGAATGGCTCAAACAGACGTATACCGAAGAGAACGATGCTACTATGGTCGAAAACGTGATCCGGTACTCTCGCGGATTTTGGAAAGGGCTGTTTACCTGCTACGACCATTATTACATCCCGCGTACGAACAACGATCTGGAGCAGTTTTTCCGACAGACAAAAGCTTGTCACCGCCGGATTACGGGTCTTCGGAATTGGAACAGCTACATCATTCGAAATGGAGAAATGATCGTGCTTGTAAACGATTCATTTCGTCAAAAGCACGTCATTGCCCTCCTGCAAAAAGTAAGCTATAAAGCTTACGCTGAGCGCAAACTGCAATGGAATAATCGCTTATCCGAAGGTGTTCAACGCAGGCGATTTAATCGTGATCCCCAAGCCTTTCTGCAACATTTGGAGAATCAGTGGGATCGAGTAGTTGTTCGTTGATTGTGCCGTAGTAGTTTTTTTTTGATCCACGACAATTGAGTTGTTAGCTTTCCAACTTCGGCGTAGAGTTCATCGATCTTCTGTTCGTAGTCATTTTTCATTTTCGTGATGCCTTTGCGATCATCTACAAACAATTGCGAAAGGTTCTGGACAGCCTCCGCTTTCCACTGGTTGAGGACATTTGTATGAATGCCGTGCTCGGTTGCAAGCTGTGAAGCCGACTTTTCCTCCTTCAGAATTTCCAGTACGATTCGTGCTTTTTCTTCAGGGGTGAACTTTCTTCTAGGACCCGTCATACAACTAAGAAACTCCTTTTTTTGCTGTCTAGTTTATATGTAGCATTATAGTTACATACATACATACATACATATTACATATATACATATTACATACATACATACATACATATTTATATGTATGTAACTATAGTTTTGCTAGGGCTAGTACTTATTATCAATAAACAATTTTCATTGGTTACGAACACTTATTACTGACTTTGAATAGACTAAACAAAACTAAGAGTTTCATAGATTGAAGATGACATTGGATTGTGGGGTGTGATCAAATGAGGATAGGTTTGATATGTCTAGATTCACTGCCTTGCCCGCCTATTAAGAGTGGTGCGATCGAGTTATTGATTGATCGAGTCGCTCCTTATTTAGTTTCCACTTATGATCATGTTACCGTTTTTTCTATTCAAGACCCTTCTTTGTCCAA includes:
- a CDS encoding transposase, encoding MTGPRRKFTPEEKARIVLEILKEEKSASQLATEHGIHTNVLNQWKAEAVQNLSQLFVDDRKGITKMKNDYEQKIDELYAEVGKLTTQLSWIKKKLLRHNQRTTTRSH